The Streptomyces rimosus genomic interval CGCGTACGAGGCGACGACCGCCCAGGACGGCCCGCTCGCCGCACTCGCCGCGCACGGTCCCCGCTACCGCCTCGGGCTCGGCGCCCCGCCGCCCGATGCGCCCGGCTGGCTCGCGGCCGACCGCCTGCTCGATCCGTACGGCCCGGAACTGTCCCATCTGCTGGACACCGAGCACCGCGGCAGCGGTCACCGCACCGCGCACGCCGCCGCCCTCACCCTGATCGCGGTCTACGCGGGCCGGGTCACGGCGGCGGCCGTTCTGCACTGGGCGCTGACCGGGCGCGTCCTGGACGTACGGCCCGGGAACGTGTGGCTGCGGCCGGACCCCGGGCACGGCATCGCGGAGGTACGGCTGCGCGCGTTCCGCATGCTGGACGAGCCGGACGTTCCGGATGCACCGGAGGCGGGCACCGGGAGCGCGGCAACGGTCCAACGCGTTGTCCTCACCCAGCACTTGTTTCCCCTGGCCGACGCCCTGCGAGAGCGCACCCGGGCCGGGCTGCGGCAGCTGCGCGGGGGAGTGGCCCACGGCTGCGCGACCGCCCTCGGCGCCTCCCGCGCCGACCCGGACCTGCTGGCCCGCCGCTGGGCCGCCTTCCTGGACGGCGCTCCCGGCGGGCTCGCCGCGCTGGGCGATGTGGTCGCCGTCACGCGCCCCGACGGCACCCGGCGTCTGGTGTACCTCCGCAGGACCTGCTGCCTCTTCTACACGAGCGCCGAAGCCGTACGCTGCGCCAGCTGCTGCCTGACCAGCAGGGACGACCGCATCGCGGCGTACGAGGGGCGCACCTGAGCCGTACTCCGGCCGCTCCGCGTCCCACCAGGCAGGCGGCAACCGTCCGGATCGCAAGACGAGGTTCCAGTCGCCGGACCGGGAATCGATACGATGACCGCATGGTTTTCCACGACGTGAGCGAGAAGACGCCGGGCATGTTGCTTGTGGCGCGGCTGCACGTCGACCTGTGCCGCCTCGCCAGCGCCATCTGTCCGAAGCGCACTGCCGCCTGACGCCGCCGGACCCCCGGCCGCGCGGCGGCCGCGGCGCGCAGCACGCCTGCGCGCGCCCACCCGCGCTCTCCCGCACAGCGCCACCCGCGACGCACGCCCGCGCCTGCGCCGCGCGCACGCCCATCCCGCACGTCCCGCCCTCCCACAGGAGCACTCATGGCCATCGAGGTCCGTATCCCGACCATCCTCCGCACCTACACCGACGGCCAGAAGGCCGTCGAGGGCAGCGGGGACACGCTCGCCGACCTCTTCGCCGACCTGGAGAGCCGCCACAACGGCATCCGTGAGCGCCTCGTCGACGGCGGCCAGCTGCGCCGCTTCGTGAACGTCTACCTCAACGACGAGGACGTGCGCTTCCTGGAGGGCATCTCCACCAAGCTCAGCGACGGCGACAGCGTCACCATCCTCCCGGCCGTGGCCGGCGGCTCGGGCATGTCCGACGGCCCCCGGGACCAGCGCTGATGCGGTACGACTCCCCGCTGGCGGCGGTCGGCAACACCCCGCTGGTCCGCCTGCCGCGGCTGTCGCCCTCCGCCGACGTCCGCATCTGGGCCAAGCTGGAGGACCGCAACCCGACCGGCTCGGTCAAGGACCGCCCCGCGCTCCACATGATCGAGCAGGCGGAGAAGGACGGCCGGCTCACCCCCGGCTGCACGATCCTGGAACCCACCTCGGGCAACACCGGCATCTCGCTGGCGATGGCGGCCAAGCTCAAGGGCTACCGGATCGTCTGCGTCATGCCGGAGAACACCTCCTCCGAGCGGCGCGAACTGCTCGCCATGTGGGGTGCCGAAATCATCTCCTCGCCCGCGGCCGGCGGCTCCAACACCGCCGTACGGGTCGCCAAGGAGCTGGCCGCCGAGCACCCCGACTGGGTGATGCTCTACCAGTACGGCAACCCCGACAACGCCGGCGCCCACTACGCCACCACCGGCCCGGAGATCCTCGCCGACCTGCCGTCCATCACCCACTTCGTGGCGGGCCTGGGCACCACCGGCACGCTCATGGGCGTCGGCCGCTATCTGCGCGAGCACGTCCCCGGCGTCCAGATCGTCGCCGCCGAGCCGCGCTACGACGACGTGGTCTACGGGCTGCGCAACCTCGACGAGGGCTTCGTGCCCGAGCTGTACGACGAGTCGGTGCTCACCACCCGGTTCTCCGTCGGCTCCGAGGACGCCGTGCGCCGCACCCGCGAACTCCTCGCCGAAGAGGGCATCTTCGCGGGCGTCTCGACGGGGGCCGCCCTGCACGCGGCGATCGGTGTGGCCCGCAAGGCGGTCAAGGCCGGGCAGCCCGCCGACATCGCCTTCGTCGTCGCCGACGGCGGCTGGAAGTACCTCTCCACCGGCGTCTACACCGCCGAGTCCACCGAGGCGGCCATCGAGACGCTGCACGGGCAGCTCTGGGCGTGACGCGCTGAGGCCAAGGGTCCGGTCCTCCGGGACCGGGCCTCTTTGTCGTACGGCTCCCGGAGCGCGTACCGGCGTACGCTCCGCGTTCTTGGCCAAAAACGCGCGCCCCACCACCCCCGGGCGCCCCGCGCCCGCGCCCCTCCGCCCACGGGCCGGGCGGCCGGCGGGGCCGTACCCGGCGTCCGGCACCGTCGTGTAGGCGTACCGCACCGGGGAACCACAGGAGAGGAGCCCGGTCCTGTACACACCCACCCGGACTGGTGATTCCGCCCACAGCTCGCCCCGCCGGAGGAGCCACCGGCCCTTTCGCGCCTTACCCTCGTGGGCACCGCAATGACCGCTCGGACCCGGCATGGACGCTCGCCGGGCGAGGCCGGCAGGGACCGTGCACGCCCCCGCCGAAGCCCCGCATGGACCCGCCGCTCCGCCCCCGCCACGGAGGTTCACGCCCGCATGAAGCTCACTGTCGTCGGTTGCTCGGGGTCGTTCCCTTCCACGGAATCGGCCTGCTCGAGCTATCTCCTGGAGGCCGACGGCTTCAGGCTGCTGATCGACATGGGCAACGGCGCCCTGGGCGAGCTGCAGCGCCACTGCGGTCTCTACGACCTCGACGCCGTCCTCCTGTCGCACCTGCACGCCGATCACTGCATCGACCTGTGCGGCTACTTCGTCGTGCGCTACTACCGGCCGGACGGCGGCCGGTGCGCGCCGATGCCCGTGTACGGGCCGGCCGGCACCGAGCGGCGGCTGACCGCCGCGCACGCGGACCTGCCGACCGACCAGGCGATGAGCGAGGTCTTCGACTTCCGCACGCTGACCCCGGGCACGTTCACCGTCGGGCCCTTCACCATCCGCGCCGACCTGGTCAGCCACCCCGTCGAGGCGTTCGGCTTCCGTATCGAGCACGACGGCAAGTCGCTGACGTACTCCGGCGACACCGGGGTCTGCGACGCCCTGGACGGCCTGGCCGACGGCACCGACTTCTTCCTGTGCGAGGCGTCCTTCACGCACGGCAAGGAGGACATCCCGGATCTGCACCTCAACGGGCGCGAGGCGGGCGCGCACGCCGCGCGCGCCCGCGCGGGACGGCTGGTCCTGACCCACATCCCGCCGTGGACCGACCCGGGCATCAACCTGCGGGACGCGCAGGAGGTCTTCGAGGGCCCGGTCGAGGTCGCCAAGGCGGGGGCGGTCTACGAGATCTGAGCCGGGGCGCCGGAGCCGCCGGCCGACGGCATGCGAAAGGCCCCCGCGACCAGTGTGGTCGCGGGGGCCTTTCGTCGCCCGGGTGCTCCGGGGCGTCGCCCGTGGCCTACTTGGCCTCGGCCTTCTGCAGCTCGGCGAGTTCCTCGTCGGTCTCGCGGCCCGGCGTCTTCAGGTTGAACTTGATGATCGCGAACCGGAAGATCACGTAGTACAGGGCGGCGAAGCACAGGCCCACCAGCGCCAGCATCCACGGCTTGGTCGCGATGCCCAGGTTCAGCACGTAGTCGATCGCGCCGGCCGAGAAGCCGAAGCCGTCCTTCATGCCCAGCGCCCAGGTCAGCGCCATCGAGACACCGGTCAGTACGGCGTGGATCGCGTACAGCACCGGGGCGATGAACATGAACGTGAACTCGATCGGCTCGGTCACACCGGTGACGAAGGCGGTGAGCGCGAGGGAGAACATCATGCCGCCGACGACCTTGCGGCGCTCGGGGCGGGCGCAGTGCACGATCGCCAGGCAGGCGGCGGGCAGCGCGAACATCATGATCGGGAAGAAGCCGGTCATGAACTGGCCGGCGCTCGGGTCGCCCTCCAGGAAGCGGGCGATGTCACCGTGCTTGCCGTGGTAGTCACCGGCCTGGAACCAGGGGAAGGAGTTCAGCAGGTGGTGCATGCCGACCGCGATCAGACCGCGGTTGGCGACGCCGAAGATGCCCGCGCCGACCGCGCCGGAGCCGACCAGCCACTCACCGAAGCTGTGCAGACCGGTGCCGAGGACCGGCCAGATGTAGCCGAAGACGATGCCGATGATCAGGCCCGCGAAGGACGACAGGATCGGGACCAGGCGGCGGCCGCTGAAGAAGCCGAGCCAGTCCGGCAGCTTCTTGCGGCTGTAGCGCTGGTAGATCAGGGCCACCACGATGCCCATCACCACGCCGCCGAGCACCTTCGCGTCGGCGGGCGCGGCCTCCTGGACTATCTTTCCGTCGACCACCTTGGCGATCTTCGGGAGGCTGTCGTCGCCGAACGTCGCCAGCACCTTGCTGAAGACCAGGTAGCCGACGACGGCCGCCAGGCCGGTCGAGCCGTCCGCCTTCTTGGCGAAGCCGATGGCGATACCGACGGCGAACAGCAGCGGCATGTTGTCCAGGAGCGCACCGCCACCGGCGGCCATGAACTCCGCGATCTTGTTCAGGAACGCGGGGAACGACTCCTTGCCGAGCATGTCCGCCTGGCCGAGCCGGACCATGAGCGCCGCGGCGGGCAGCGTCGCGATCGGCAGCATGAGGCTGCGGCCGATGCGCTGGGCGACGGCCATGGCGCCGGAGCCACGGCGCTTCTTGTCGGGAGCCGCCGTAGCGGTGGCCGAACTCATCGGATTCCTCCTGGGGAGGCGGGCCCTCGGAGAATGGGGGGTGGCCCGCAGGCTTGGTCTACACCACTCAGTGGTTTAGACCATTCTTAGCATGTCGCCCACACATAAAGGAATCCGTTCTTCCTCAACGTTTAGATCACAGACCAAGCGGCCCTCAAGTCCATCGACTTGAGGGCCGTACGGACAGGGCCGCATGGGCCCGTCCGCAAGCGGCCGCCCGGGCTCCCGCCCGCTCCGCCTACTTCAGATTCTGCTGCTCCAGCTCCTCTTCCACCTCTTCCGGTTCGCGGCCCGGAGTGTGCAGGTCGAACTTGGTGATCACGAAGCGGAAGAGCGCGTAATAGACCACCGCGAAGCACAGCCCGATCGGAATGATCATCCACGGTTTGGTGGCCAGTCCCCAGTTGATCACGTAGTCGATCAGACCGGCCGAGAAACTGAAACCGTCCTTGACGCCCAGCGCCCAGCTCACCGCCATCGAGACACCGGTCAGCACCGCGTGCAGCGCGTACAGCACCGGCGCGATGAACAGGAACGAGTACTCGATCGGCTCGGTCACACCGGTGACGAAGGAGGTCAGGCCCACCGACAGCATCAGACCGCCGATCTCCTTGCGGCGGTGCGGCTTGGCGCAGTGGGCGATCGCCAGCGCCGCGGCCGGCAGCGCGAACATCATGATCGGGAAGAAGCCGGTGGTGAACTGCCCGGCCGTCGGGTCGCCCGCCAGGAACCGGTTGATGTCGCCGTGCACCTGCGTACCGTCCGGCTTGGTGAAATCGCCGAACTGGAACCACATGAACGTATTCAGGAACTGGTGCATACCGATCACCAGCAGCGCCCGGTTGGCGACGCCGAAGATGCCCGAACCGGTGGCGCCCAGATCCGTCAGCCACTTGCTGAAGCTGGTCAGCGCGTCGCCGATGGGCGGCCAGACCCACAGGCACAGGGCGGCGAAGGCCAGCCCGACGAACGCCATGACGATCGGCACCAGCCGTCGTCCGTTGAAGAAGCCCAGCCAGTCCACCAGCTTCACCCGGTGGTAGCGCTGCCAGATCCAGGCGGCGAAGAAGCCCATCACGATGCCGCCGAAAACCCCCGGGTTCTGGAAGTTCGCCGGCGTCGCCTTGCCGTCGCCGCCCACGCACACACCGCTCCACTGCCCGGCCGACGCGTACGTGGAGCCCGCCGCGCAGTCCTGCGGGAACTGGTGCAGCACCGAGTAGTAGACGAGGAAGCCCACCACCGCGGCCAGCGCCGTCGAACCGTCCGCCTTCTTGGCCATACCGATCGCCACACCGACGCAGAACAGCAGCGGCAGGCCCAGCGAGGAATCCAGCAGCGCGCCGCCCGCGCCCGCGAACACCTTCGCCACGTCCTGCCAGCCCAGGCCGTCCGCGCCGAAGATGTCCGGCTGGCCGAGCCGGTTGAGAATGCCCGCGGCGGGCAGAACCGCGATGGGAAGCTGAAGGCTGCGCCCCATCTTCTGCAGACCCTGGAAAAGGCCCGTCGACCGCTTCTTCCTCGGTGCCGCCGCCGCGTTCGAGCTCATCCGCGTCCTTTCGGCCCCCGGCCCGCAGCGGGCCGGCTCGGTACGTGCCGCATACTTGTGGTGTAGACCATTTGTGGTGCGTTTCGGGCCCCCGGAAAGCGCTGCCGGGTGGTCGCCATCTTTCGCCAGACGGCGGACATGTGCCCGGGTAACTGGGCTGAACGTGCGTTACCGTGTGATCACCGAGCGGCACCGCCGCCGGTGGCCGAGACAAGCAGGAGTGGACATGGCCAGCAAGGCTGAGAAGATCGTCGCCGGGCTCGGCGGACTCGACAACATCGAGGAGGTCGAGGGCTGCATCACCCGCCTCCGCACCGAGGTCGCCGACCCCTCGCTGGTCGACGAGGCCGCGCTGAAGGCCGCCGGCGCGCACGGCGTCGTGAAGATGGGCACCGCCATCCAGGTCGTCATCGGCACCGACGCGGACCCGATCGCCGCCGAGATCGAAGACATGATGTGAGCCGCTGAAGCGCTCTCCGTCCGGGGCTCCCGGTCCGCGCCGCGGTGGCGGTGGGCCGGGGCCTCGGCGTATGTACGTACATTGACGCTCGACCCGTCGCGCGTGCGGCACGTAGCAGGTGACACAGTGGCGGCCGGCCCGCATACGATCCCGGCCGAACCGGAACCACCCCCTCTACGGAGCCGATAGGGTCGGAGCCATGTCTCGTATCGACGGCCGCACCCCCGACCAGCTCCGCCCCGTCACCCTTGAACGCGGCTGGAGCAAGCACGCCGAAGGCTCCGTACTGATCTCCTTCGGCGACACCAAGGTCTTCTGCACCGCCTCCATCACCGAGGGCGTCCCGCGCTGGCGCAAGGGCAGCGGCGAGGGCTGGGTCACCGCCGAGTACGCGATGCTGCCGCGCTCCACCAACACCCGCGGC includes:
- a CDS encoding (2Fe-2S)-binding protein codes for the protein MSAYEEAPAMSAYEAASAYEATTAQDGPLAALAAHGPRYRLGLGAPPPDAPGWLAADRLLDPYGPELSHLLDTEHRGSGHRTAHAAALTLIAVYAGRVTAAAVLHWALTGRVLDVRPGNVWLRPDPGHGIAEVRLRAFRMLDEPDVPDAPEAGTGSAATVQRVVLTQHLFPLADALRERTRAGLRQLRGGVAHGCATALGASRADPDLLARRWAAFLDGAPGGLAALGDVVAVTRPDGTRRLVYLRRTCCLFYTSAEAVRCASCCLTSRDDRIAAYEGRT
- a CDS encoding putative leader peptide, whose amino-acid sequence is MVFHDVSEKTPGMLLVARLHVDLCRLASAICPKRTAA
- a CDS encoding MoaD/ThiS family protein; protein product: MAIEVRIPTILRTYTDGQKAVEGSGDTLADLFADLESRHNGIRERLVDGGQLRRFVNVYLNDEDVRFLEGISTKLSDGDSVTILPAVAGGSGMSDGPRDQR
- a CDS encoding PLP-dependent cysteine synthase family protein, which translates into the protein MRYDSPLAAVGNTPLVRLPRLSPSADVRIWAKLEDRNPTGSVKDRPALHMIEQAEKDGRLTPGCTILEPTSGNTGISLAMAAKLKGYRIVCVMPENTSSERRELLAMWGAEIISSPAAGGSNTAVRVAKELAAEHPDWVMLYQYGNPDNAGAHYATTGPEILADLPSITHFVAGLGTTGTLMGVGRYLREHVPGVQIVAAEPRYDDVVYGLRNLDEGFVPELYDESVLTTRFSVGSEDAVRRTRELLAEEGIFAGVSTGAALHAAIGVARKAVKAGQPADIAFVVADGGWKYLSTGVYTAESTEAAIETLHGQLWA
- a CDS encoding MBL fold metallo-hydrolase — encoded protein: MKLTVVGCSGSFPSTESACSSYLLEADGFRLLIDMGNGALGELQRHCGLYDLDAVLLSHLHADHCIDLCGYFVVRYYRPDGGRCAPMPVYGPAGTERRLTAAHADLPTDQAMSEVFDFRTLTPGTFTVGPFTIRADLVSHPVEAFGFRIEHDGKSLTYSGDTGVCDALDGLADGTDFFLCEASFTHGKEDIPDLHLNGREAGAHAARARAGRLVLTHIPPWTDPGINLRDAQEVFEGPVEVAKAGAVYEI
- a CDS encoding PTS transporter subunit EIIC — its product is MSSATATAAPDKKRRGSGAMAVAQRIGRSLMLPIATLPAAALMVRLGQADMLGKESFPAFLNKIAEFMAAGGGALLDNMPLLFAVGIAIGFAKKADGSTGLAAVVGYLVFSKVLATFGDDSLPKIAKVVDGKIVQEAAPADAKVLGGVVMGIVVALIYQRYSRKKLPDWLGFFSGRRLVPILSSFAGLIIGIVFGYIWPVLGTGLHSFGEWLVGSGAVGAGIFGVANRGLIAVGMHHLLNSFPWFQAGDYHGKHGDIARFLEGDPSAGQFMTGFFPIMMFALPAACLAIVHCARPERRKVVGGMMFSLALTAFVTGVTEPIEFTFMFIAPVLYAIHAVLTGVSMALTWALGMKDGFGFSAGAIDYVLNLGIATKPWMLALVGLCFAALYYVIFRFAIIKFNLKTPGRETDEELAELQKAEAK
- a CDS encoding PTS transporter subunit EIIC, which gives rise to MSSNAAAAPRKKRSTGLFQGLQKMGRSLQLPIAVLPAAGILNRLGQPDIFGADGLGWQDVAKVFAGAGGALLDSSLGLPLLFCVGVAIGMAKKADGSTALAAVVGFLVYYSVLHQFPQDCAAGSTYASAGQWSGVCVGGDGKATPANFQNPGVFGGIVMGFFAAWIWQRYHRVKLVDWLGFFNGRRLVPIVMAFVGLAFAALCLWVWPPIGDALTSFSKWLTDLGATGSGIFGVANRALLVIGMHQFLNTFMWFQFGDFTKPDGTQVHGDINRFLAGDPTAGQFTTGFFPIMMFALPAAALAIAHCAKPHRRKEIGGLMLSVGLTSFVTGVTEPIEYSFLFIAPVLYALHAVLTGVSMAVSWALGVKDGFSFSAGLIDYVINWGLATKPWMIIPIGLCFAVVYYALFRFVITKFDLHTPGREPEEVEEELEQQNLK
- a CDS encoding glucose PTS transporter subunit EIIB, which encodes MASKAEKIVAGLGGLDNIEEVEGCITRLRTEVADPSLVDEAALKAAGAHGVVKMGTAIQVVIGTDADPIAAEIEDMM